The proteins below come from a single Prosthecobacter sp. SYSU 5D2 genomic window:
- a CDS encoding LysM peptidoglycan-binding domain-containing protein — MLPVLLASCSSSTPRGLPRKLPVINLQGSPQTPPHSMPRKDYPFDPNNGNYVIAWAAEGESAASASDLARWQASHGGSVSRKQPSPVRKVSSSSKKTTSRTTTYTIKSGDTLSGIARKHSTTVAKIKAANGLKSDLIRAGKTLKIPR; from the coding sequence ATGCTGCCTGTACTTCTGGCCTCATGCAGTTCGTCCACACCCAGAGGCCTGCCCCGCAAACTGCCTGTGATCAACCTTCAGGGCTCTCCACAGACACCGCCGCATTCGATGCCGCGCAAGGACTACCCTTTTGATCCCAACAACGGCAATTACGTCATCGCCTGGGCAGCAGAAGGTGAATCCGCAGCCTCCGCTTCGGATCTGGCACGCTGGCAGGCATCCCACGGTGGCAGCGTCTCCCGCAAGCAGCCGTCCCCAGTTAGAAAAGTCTCTTCATCCTCAAAGAAAACGACCAGCCGCACGACGACCTACACCATCAAATCTGGGGATACTCTCAGTGGCATTGCCCGCAAGCACAGCACCACGGTCGCCAAGATCAAAGCCGCCAACGGCTTGAAGTCGGATCTGATTCGGGCCGGGAAAACGCTCAAAATCCCGCGCTGA